A region of the archaeon BMS3Bbin15 genome:
TGTAGAAACCTTTTTATATGTGGTGTACATGCACACTAAGGTATAAAGCTTTTGTACACTAGGCTGACATCCATAAATCAAAACCCCTTTGGTACCGGTAGGGGGATAAAGGATAGCATGACTTGAATCCAAGGGAAAGTTCAAAAATCCAAAAGAGGATTGACGCTATAGAGCTTTTCTGTATCAAACATGATAACCTATATATAAGAAGGCTGAACTAAATAAATCCATGCTAAAGAAATATCATTTAGTAATATTGTTTGTTTTTGCGGTCTTCGCTTTAGCATCTCTAAACATGACCTATGCTACTTATGTTAACAATAAAGACATAAAGCTGCCATATCCGGTTTATGTTAACAATCAGGACAATTATTCACACTTTTTAACATTATGTGTGGATGGAAAAGAGTCTTTGGCAGCCTCGGTTCCCGGGCAGAGTAGAAAACTGATAGTCTACTATTATCTGAAAGAAGGTAATCACACCTTCAAGCTTTTAACAAGGGACAACTGTGGGTTTTCTAAATATGTTTCCTATAATAAGAATGCCATGGACAGAAAGAGTATAATTCTTCCTCTGAATATCGGCATGAATAAATGTCCCCTTAAAAAGATAATAGTATGGAAAAAGCAGATTTTTGACTTAAAGGTTAATATTGTGAATAAAGACAGCACCGGGCTATCTGTAACACTTCACGCTAAAAAAAATTCTTCTCCCGGTTTTACAAAATATATATATATTCCTTCCAGCAGCAATAAAACGGTTCCCTTTCAGGTGAAGGCAGGAAATTACTCTGTATCATTGATGTGGTCTTATCCTTACGAAGCAATGGTTACAAGGAGTGAGAAACAGATAGAGGTTGAAAATAATACTGAAATTGAGATGAACATTCCCAGAGTCATAAGGCATGTAGAAGCCTACAATCCGGAAGGCAAAATTTCTGTGATTGTTGAGAATAAGGATAACAATAACCTCTGGGTTGACCTTTATGTGGATGACTATGCAGAAACCAGATATGTTCCCTCCAGACAGAAAGTATTTTATGGTGAATTCACTCACCTCGGACAGGGACAGCATACTATAAAAATAAGATGGCTTGACCCTGACACCTACAGGCACACCTTCAAAGATTCTTTCTCAGAGGAGGTAGAAACTGTTACTCTGGGAAAAAATGAAAGCAGGCAGGTTACCATAAGCACATACCTCTTCCAATAGAAAAGGTTATTTTACAGTAAGATAGAAGATAGGTTGATGGAATCTGCACTTAGTTATGTGGGCAAAATTCTTAAGTTCTTTGCATTTATTCTATTTGTTCCTTTAACTGCCGCACTGCTGTTCCGTGATACCCAGGTAATAATCGCACTGGGCACGGCAATAGAAGTCTCTTTTATTTCAGGTTTTATTCTGGATAAAATGTTTAAAAAGACCGAACTGTCTATAAAAAGTGCATTTATAATAGCTTCAATATCCTGGATGCTTATATCCGCAATAGGTGCTATCCCATATATAATGGTAGCAAAGCTATCCTTTATTAATGCACTCTTCGAGAGTGTGTCTGGCTATACTACCACAGGACTCACCGTTGTTATACCTGAAGAGCTTTCAAAGGCACTCCTGTTCTACAGGAGCTATACCGAGTGGGTGGGCGGTACAGGTGTTGTTCTTCTTTTTATTGTTGTGGCAAGTCCTCTGAATGTTGCATCTAAACTATATATGGCTGAAGGCAGAAGTGACAGGCTGGAGCCGAGTATTGTCAATACAGCCAGCAGAATTTTTTATCTCTATTCTCTCCTAACTCTGTTTGGTGCCCTTGCCCTGTATATCTCAGGTCTAAGTGTCTTTGATTCAGCCAACTATGTTTTTACTGCAATATCCACAGGAGGCTTTGCTACAAGGAGTAGCAGTTTTGTTGACTACACTATTGCTGAGAAGCTTGTGGTTATTACTATTATGATTCTGGGAGCTATGAGCTTTGCTGTGCATCAGAAACTTTTTTCTTTTGATATTAAGGGAGTATTTAGGAATATAGAGGTAAAAACAATGCTTATTCTAATTTTAATAGGAGCATTCTTCTTATATAGTGAGACTGGATTAATCAATGCTCTTTTTCAGGCTGCGTCCAGTATAACATGTACTGGACTCTCCACCATAAATATCCAGCATTTAAGTGTATTTGGAATGCTGATAATGATTTTACTTATGGTCATAGGCGG
Encoded here:
- the trkG gene encoding trk system potassium uptake protein TrkG, translating into MESALSYVGKILKFFAFILFVPLTAALLFRDTQVIIALGTAIEVSFISGFILDKMFKKTELSIKSAFIIASISWMLISAIGAIPYIMVAKLSFINALFESVSGYTTTGLTVVIPEELSKALLFYRSYTEWVGGTGVVLLFIVVASPLNVASKLYMAEGRSDRLEPSIVNTASRIFYLYSLLTLFGALALYISGLSVFDSANYVFTAISTGGFATRSSSFVDYTIAEKLVVITIMILGAMSFAVHQKLFSFDIKGVFRNIEVKTMLILILIGAFFLYSETGLINALFQAASSITCTGLSTINIQHLSVFGMLIMILLMVIGGSSGSTAGGIKIVRFVVVLKSMKWYIKKLISPRGTIIPFKIGGKVFKDEEIFFTLSYVFLYFSLIIAGTLIFVKLGHPLVNSLFEIASAQGNVGLNSISGYTYIEKIVLMFHMIVGRLEIIPILVLLTSFRK